Proteins encoded by one window of Rubrobacter indicoceani:
- a CDS encoding CoA-binding protein: protein MYQNPSEAEISDLLKSARSIAVVGLSANPGRPSFEVARELRGFGLRIIPVNPHLSLPVLGERSYSSLLEVEEPVDIVDVFRRPQFAGDVAREAVEVGAGALWLQLGVINHPAAEHAAANGLKAVMNRCLAVDYRRFVLR, encoded by the coding sequence ATGTACCAGAACCCCAGCGAGGCCGAGATATCCGACCTCTTGAAGTCGGCCCGCAGCATCGCCGTCGTAGGTCTCTCCGCAAACCCCGGACGTCCGAGCTTCGAGGTTGCCCGGGAACTGAGGGGGTTCGGGCTGAGGATCATCCCCGTCAACCCGCACCTGAGCTTACCCGTGTTGGGCGAGCGGTCTTACTCTTCGCTCCTGGAGGTAGAGGAACCCGTGGATATCGTAGACGTTTTCAGAAGGCCACAGTTCGCCGGGGACGTAGCCCGCGAAGCCGTCGAGGTCGGGGCCGGTGCGCTCTGGTTGCAGCTCGGGGTCATCAACCATCCCGCCGCCGAACACGCCGCAGCCAACGGCCTCAAAGCCGTGATGAACCGCTGCCTCGCCGTAGATTACCGGAGGTTTGTCCTGAGATAG